A stretch of the Candidatus Jettenia sp. AMX2 genome encodes the following:
- a CDS encoding DUF3365 domain-containing protein, whose amino-acid sequence MNITTKLIILIIAAIVVSSGILTYFNIEKQKEQIAAEIKKQARMAADQLISMRNVLAARQGGINTDSYRNIELKGLIPAIVGREVAEDFSRTTIYSMKQTSLKYRNPVNKPDEWEIKQLKRFEKNHDFKEFSEITALEDGAEVFRMMVPLKIEKDCLPCHGDPATSPTGDGKDITGREMENYRLGDIRGGISVVAPMTAIHGAIASSRNFNIAGNGIYMVFVGTLVFFIARGIVNPIREGVNVLNSSAIEIFSVTRQVAVSTAETAAAVAEATTTAEEVKQTAQVSVQKAAYVSESAQKTVQISQGGRRSVEDAIGGMNRIGRQMESIAESIVRLDEQNQTIREIVATVDDLAEQTNLLSVNAAIEAAKAGDAGKGFAVVAQEIRNLAEQSKQATARVRDILNKIQKATSTAVIATEEGSKAVASGIKQSSNAGETIRMLAESIAEAAQAASQIVASCQQQTIGMDQVASAMENIKQASTQNAEGTKRVEVTAENLRELGYKLKQMIDRNV is encoded by the coding sequence ATGAATATAACTACAAAGCTTATTATTTTAATCATTGCGGCAATCGTTGTTTCTTCCGGCATTCTGACATATTTTAATATAGAAAAACAAAAGGAGCAAATAGCGGCAGAAATAAAAAAACAGGCACGGATGGCGGCAGACCAACTCATAAGTATGAGAAACGTGCTTGCAGCCAGGCAGGGTGGAATAAATACGGACTCTTACAGGAATATCGAACTTAAGGGTCTGATACCTGCGATTGTTGGACGTGAGGTTGCCGAGGATTTTAGCAGGACTACTATTTACAGCATGAAACAAACAAGCCTGAAATACAGGAATCCTGTGAATAAGCCTGACGAATGGGAGATAAAACAATTGAAGAGATTTGAAAAGAACCATGATTTTAAAGAATTTTCGGAAATAACGGCACTGGAAGACGGCGCCGAGGTTTTCCGCATGATGGTTCCTCTAAAGATCGAGAAGGACTGTTTGCCGTGCCACGGTGATCCTGCAACGAGTCCAACCGGCGATGGCAAAGATATTACAGGAAGAGAGATGGAAAACTACAGGCTGGGTGACATCCGCGGGGGAATCAGTGTCGTTGCTCCGATGACCGCAATCCATGGAGCTATTGCCTCCAGCAGAAATTTTAACATAGCTGGAAATGGTATCTATATGGTTTTTGTAGGCACACTAGTCTTTTTTATTGCGAGAGGGATTGTAAATCCTATCAGGGAAGGAGTCAATGTTCTTAATTCTTCAGCCATTGAAATCTTTTCAGTAACCAGGCAGGTTGCTGTCAGTACTGCGGAAACGGCCGCTGCGGTGGCAGAGGCTACTACAACAGCAGAAGAAGTGAAACAAACAGCACAGGTTTCTGTACAAAAAGCCGCTTACGTTTCTGAAAGCGCACAGAAAACTGTCCAGATCTCACAGGGAGGCAGGAGATCCGTAGAGGATGCAATCGGCGGGATGAACCGGATTGGCCGGCAGATGGAATCGATTGCAGAAAGTATTGTGAGGCTGGATGAACAAAATCAAACTATCAGAGAAATTGTTGCTACAGTGGACGATCTTGCAGAACAAACAAATCTTCTGTCAGTGAATGCTGCTATTGAAGCAGCGAAAGCAGGTGATGCCGGAAAGGGATTTGCTGTTGTTGCCCAGGAAATCCGGAACCTTGCAGAACAATCGAAACAGGCAACAGCACGGGTACGGGATATTTTAAATAAAATCCAGAAGGCAACCAGCACGGCAGTAATAGCAACAGAAGAAGGCAGTAAGGCAGTCGCATCGGGAATAAAACAATCTTCGAATGCCGGAGAAACAATTCGCATGCTGGCCGAGAGCATAGCGGAGGCAGCTCAGGCTGCATCCCAGATTGTTGCATCCTGTCAACAACAGACGATAGGAATGGATCAGGTAGCTTCTGCCATGGAAAATATTAAACAAGCTAGCACACAAAACGCAGAAGGTACAAAACGGGTGGAGGTTACTGCGGAAAACCTGCGCGAGTTAGGATATAAATTAAAACAGATGATAGACCGGAATGTATGA
- a CDS encoding methyl-accepting chemotaxis protein — MMINFINSSLTRKLIALVLGVSLISVAIVGYLSYASGKATIKRQFYDSLTSIVKSREAAVAFYLRSKTGRVRDFSSDGFIRKTLEKLNQETSAVKPLLEELNRHLLENKKSLDPEIYEIYVLDFHGKVVASSEQETIGTNRSGEAYFTKGKKGIYVTDTYRSVTKNKDLITVSAPIWSGEAKEVIGVIVCCYNLEGLNSITTNREGMGESGEVYVVNRDRYIITEPRFIKEAIRKQKVDTMPVSLFQEQKTDMRGIYPDYRGVPIVGASAGGIIDQEFGLGWTVLAEIDVGEALAPLKVLAWRVVWIGLFVGFVVMIITYIASKKIVRPIKEISEQAMKIGEGDLTVYVPHDTRRDEIGLLSRTLGNVVKGLRKITEGIVEGVNVLSSSASEILAVTAEVVSSTSEMAASVSETTATVEEVKQTTQLSVQKARYVSESAQKTVQISENGRRAVEESIGGMNRIRERMHSIIESIQRLNEQREMIGEIIETVDDLAEQTNLLSVNAAIEAAKAGDEGKGFAVVAQEIRYLAEQSKQATAQVRTILNSIQKATSTAVMVTEQGSRVVDEGVKQSSEAGEAIRTLGESIAESAQAASQIMVSNQQQMMGMDQVATAMENIKLASTQNVTGTKQAETAIQDINELGHKLKQMVERYKV; from the coding sequence ATGATGATAAACTTTATTAATAGCAGTTTAACCAGAAAATTAATTGCGCTTGTTCTTGGCGTTTCACTGATATCTGTTGCAATTGTAGGATATCTGAGTTATGCGTCAGGCAAGGCTACCATAAAACGCCAATTTTACGATAGTTTGACATCGATTGTAAAATCAAGAGAGGCTGCAGTCGCTTTTTATCTGAGATCAAAAACGGGAAGGGTACGGGATTTCAGTTCGGATGGTTTTATCCGCAAAACCCTCGAAAAGCTAAACCAGGAAACATCTGCTGTCAAACCACTTTTAGAGGAATTAAACAGACATCTTTTGGAGAACAAAAAATCCCTCGATCCGGAGATATATGAAATCTATGTACTGGATTTTCATGGGAAGGTGGTTGCATCTTCAGAACAAGAAACGATAGGTACGAACAGGTCGGGGGAGGCGTATTTTACGAAAGGCAAAAAGGGTATTTATGTGACTGATACCTATCGTTCCGTAACGAAAAACAAGGACCTGATTACCGTTTCTGCACCTATATGGTCAGGGGAGGCAAAGGAGGTAATAGGGGTTATCGTGTGCTGTTATAATCTGGAAGGATTGAATAGCATTACCACCAACAGGGAAGGAATGGGCGAGAGCGGAGAGGTTTACGTTGTAAACAGGGATCGGTATATAATTACAGAACCGCGATTTATCAAAGAGGCAATCCGGAAACAAAAGGTTGACACCATGCCGGTGAGCTTGTTTCAGGAGCAAAAGACGGATATGAGGGGAATTTATCCGGATTACCGAGGGGTACCTATTGTAGGTGCCTCGGCAGGGGGGATAATTGATCAGGAATTTGGTTTGGGATGGACGGTACTGGCTGAGATAGATGTTGGCGAGGCACTTGCTCCGTTAAAGGTGCTGGCGTGGAGGGTGGTATGGATCGGGCTTTTTGTGGGTTTTGTGGTGATGATAATTACCTACATTGCGTCAAAAAAAATAGTAAGACCCATAAAGGAAATATCCGAACAGGCTATGAAGATTGGCGAAGGTGATCTGACAGTTTACGTACCGCACGATACCAGAAGGGATGAAATAGGTTTATTATCAAGAACGTTAGGGAATGTGGTAAAAGGCCTCAGAAAAATTACCGAGGGGATTGTCGAAGGTGTAAATGTTCTTAGCTCTTCAGCGAGTGAAATTTTGGCAGTAACGGCTGAGGTCGTTTCCAGTACCTCGGAAATGGCTGCATCGGTAAGTGAGACAACGGCAACAGTTGAAGAGGTGAAACAAACAACGCAGCTTTCCGTTCAGAAGGCAAGATATGTCTCCGAGAGTGCCCAGAAAACTGTCCAGATATCAGAAAACGGCAGGAGGGCTGTGGAAGAGTCAATCGGCGGGATGAACCGTATCAGGGAACGGATGCACAGTATTATTGAAAGTATTCAAAGACTCAATGAGCAGAGGGAGATGATTGGTGAAATTATTGAAACAGTAGATGATTTAGCGGAACAAACGAATCTTTTATCAGTAAATGCGGCAATTGAGGCGGCAAAAGCAGGGGATGAGGGAAAGGGGTTTGCCGTAGTGGCACAGGAGATCCGATATCTTGCAGAACAGTCGAAACAGGCGACAGCCCAGGTGCGAACCATCTTAAATTCCATTCAGAAGGCAACCAGCACGGCAGTGATGGTAACTGAACAGGGGAGCAGGGTAGTAGATGAGGGGGTAAAGCAGTCATCCGAGGCAGGAGAGGCAATCAGAACGCTTGGTGAAAGCATAGCGGAGTCAGCACAGGCGGCATCACAAATAATGGTGTCCAATCAGCAGCAGATGATGGGTATGGATCAGGTTGCTACGGCAATGGAAAACATTAAATTAGCAAGTACACAAAACGTGACTGGCACAAAACAGGCAGAGACGGCCATACAAGATATAAATGAACTGGGGCATAAGTTGAAGCAAATGGTGGAACGGTATAAGGTGTGA
- a CDS encoding response regulator produces MDKEDSEFLKRILATFKIEVKEHLDAMFSGLLELEKFPPLERQVEIIEDIFRESHSLKGAARAVNDIEVENICQLLESIFAALKRKRLVLFPGLFGVLYRAIDGLAGLTYQEKQDVFDKGWVTVIQHDLRDILEGGIPRQEEFIKKEDITADYSGLQQYMTEEGTAPAEIIQISEKECIDESKQVDSGIRRSESRQSLPGKRSLFIESTVRIATAKLHSVMLQAEEIVSAKLVAVQQVKDLRDIRGMLDQWKNEFSRLRSGIKQVRNQIMQCEVSNRNPEFQDISLQITRFQEFFDWNTAYMKSLEERLLSLLKLSEQEQRSLGSMVDNLLTDTKKLFLLPFSSLLEVFPKVVRELSKDQHKHAELVIKGENIEIDRRILEEMKDPFMHIVRNCIDHGIETPEEREKRGKPVQGKIQIVISQKDSGKVEAIVSDDGKGIDAAKVRSAALKLGIISQEEAKTFNENEILSFIFQSGISTSPIITDISGRGLGLAIVQEKVERLGGIISMETVQGKGTQFKIVLPMTIATFLGILVSTGEHLFVIPTINVEQVVRIKRDGIKTVENRETIQLHGKSISLVRLDDTLELPRKGKKSEDSGFITAVILGTAERRIAFVVDQVLGEQEVLMKGLGKQLSRVRNIAGSNVLGTGKVVPVLNISDLMKSAVKTGISGIAKPVALVEGNTEKKKSVLVVEDSITSRMLLKNILETAGYHVIVTVDGVDAFTTLRTEDVDLVVSDVDMPRMNGFDLTAKIRGEVKFSELPVVLVTALDSREDRERGIDVGANAYIVKSSFDQSNLLEVIRKLI; encoded by the coding sequence ATGGATAAAGAAGACAGTGAATTTCTGAAAAGGATTCTTGCCACATTCAAAATTGAGGTGAAAGAGCACCTTGACGCCATGTTTTCCGGACTACTTGAATTGGAAAAATTCCCTCCTCTGGAAAGGCAGGTGGAAATTATTGAAGATATCTTTCGGGAATCGCACAGTTTAAAAGGTGCTGCCCGTGCAGTCAATGATATAGAGGTGGAGAATATCTGCCAGTTACTGGAAAGTATCTTTGCAGCGTTGAAGCGTAAGAGACTTGTTTTATTTCCAGGTTTGTTTGGGGTGTTGTACCGGGCAATCGATGGTCTTGCAGGTTTAACATATCAGGAGAAACAGGATGTGTTTGATAAAGGATGGGTTACCGTTATTCAGCATGATTTAAGAGATATCCTTGAAGGAGGCATACCACGGCAGGAAGAATTCATAAAAAAGGAAGACATCACAGCAGATTATTCTGGTTTACAACAGTATATGACAGAGGAAGGAACCGCACCGGCAGAGATTATTCAAATATCTGAAAAGGAATGCATAGATGAGTCAAAACAAGTGGATTCCGGTATCAGGAGATCGGAATCCAGACAATCGTTACCGGGGAAACGATCCCTCTTCATAGAAAGTACGGTAAGAATAGCTACAGCAAAATTACATTCGGTTATGCTTCAGGCAGAAGAAATAGTTTCTGCAAAACTGGTGGCGGTTCAGCAGGTTAAGGACCTCCGTGATATAAGAGGCATGCTTGATCAATGGAAAAACGAGTTTTCAAGATTACGATCCGGGATAAAGCAGGTACGAAACCAGATAATGCAGTGTGAAGTCAGTAATCGAAATCCTGAGTTCCAGGATATTTCTTTGCAGATCACACGTTTTCAGGAGTTTTTTGACTGGAATACTGCGTATATGAAATCGCTGGAGGAGAGATTACTGTCGCTTTTGAAGTTATCGGAACAGGAACAACGGTCACTTGGGAGCATGGTTGATAACCTTCTTACCGATACCAAGAAACTGTTCCTACTGCCTTTCTCATCTCTCCTGGAGGTTTTTCCAAAGGTCGTCCGTGAACTCTCGAAAGATCAGCATAAGCATGCAGAATTAGTGATTAAGGGAGAAAATATAGAGATCGACCGGCGGATACTTGAAGAAATGAAAGATCCGTTTATGCACATAGTCAGGAATTGCATCGACCATGGTATTGAAACGCCAGAGGAGCGGGAAAAAAGAGGGAAGCCGGTGCAGGGAAAGATTCAGATAGTTATTTCTCAGAAAGATAGTGGCAAGGTAGAGGCGATTGTTTCTGATGACGGGAAAGGAATCGATGCAGCAAAGGTGAGATCTGCGGCACTGAAGCTTGGCATTATCTCACAAGAGGAAGCAAAAACATTCAATGAAAATGAAATATTGTCTTTTATTTTCCAGTCCGGGATTTCTACGAGTCCTATTATTACCGATATCTCGGGAAGGGGGCTTGGTCTTGCCATCGTACAGGAAAAAGTTGAAAGATTGGGTGGTATCATCTCGATGGAAACGGTACAAGGCAAAGGAACTCAGTTTAAAATTGTTCTGCCGATGACGATTGCAACATTCCTGGGTATACTGGTGAGTACCGGTGAACACCTCTTTGTCATTCCTACCATAAATGTTGAACAGGTGGTAAGGATAAAAAGGGACGGAATCAAAACGGTTGAGAACAGGGAAACCATTCAGTTACATGGGAAATCAATCTCTCTTGTGCGTCTCGATGACACCCTGGAGCTTCCCCGCAAAGGAAAGAAGAGTGAAGATTCAGGATTTATCACCGCAGTGATCCTGGGTACGGCTGAAAGAAGGATTGCTTTTGTTGTTGATCAGGTACTGGGAGAGCAGGAAGTGTTGATGAAGGGATTAGGGAAGCAGCTTTCCCGAGTCCGGAATATTGCCGGCAGTAACGTTCTCGGAACAGGTAAGGTTGTTCCGGTTCTTAATATCTCTGACCTCATGAAATCTGCGGTGAAAACCGGCATTTCTGGCATTGCGAAACCTGTCGCTTTGGTTGAAGGGAATACGGAAAAAAAGAAATCGGTTCTGGTTGTGGAAGATTCGATAACCTCGAGAATGCTGCTGAAAAATATTTTGGAAACAGCCGGTTACCACGTTATTGTCACTGTGGATGGTGTAGATGCATTTACTACCTTAAGAACGGAAGATGTTGATTTGGTGGTATCAGATGTTGATATGCCAAGGATGAACGGCTTCGATCTTACCGCAAAAATCAGAGGGGAGGTAAAATTTTCGGAATTGCCCGTTGTGCTCGTAACCGCACTGGATTCCAGGGAAGACAGAGAGAGAGGCATCGATGTCGGCGCAAATGCCTATATTGTGAAAAGCAGTTTTGATCAGAGTAATTTGCTGGAAGTTATCAGAAAGCTTATCTAG
- the cheB gene encoding chemotaxis-specific protein-glutamate methyltransferase CheB has protein sequence MIKVLVVEDSPAMCEFMVHILGSDSGIQVIGAVSNGEEAVEVIHRIKPDVITMDINMPKMNGFEATRRIMETFPVPIVIVSATWDTKEISTTFLALEAGAVAVLEKPRGIGHPEYESMAKNLIQTVKLMSEVKVVRRWAGGVHRKKAVTRGPVSGKITEEGRRIVEEEIRLVAMGASTGGPLVLKSILSGLPKDFSIPVVIVQHMAAGFIQGFADWLGRKSVLPVGIAIDGSYLLPGRIYIAPDSFQMRIEKDGKVALTKDAPENGLRPSVSYLFRSVAESFGKHAVGILLTGMGKDGAEELKLMKEKGAITIAQDKESSVIHGMPGEAIKLNAATYVSTPEKIIEILINLLNDWRVP, from the coding sequence ATGATAAAAGTCCTTGTTGTGGAAGATTCACCTGCTATGTGTGAATTCATGGTACATATTCTTGGTTCAGATTCTGGCATTCAGGTAATCGGGGCTGTAAGTAATGGTGAAGAGGCTGTTGAGGTAATTCACAGGATTAAGCCGGATGTTATTACGATGGACATCAATATGCCGAAGATGAACGGATTTGAGGCGACCCGCAGGATTATGGAGACGTTTCCTGTACCTATTGTTATCGTAAGCGCAACCTGGGATACGAAAGAAATATCAACGACCTTTTTGGCTCTTGAAGCAGGTGCAGTTGCTGTTTTGGAAAAACCGAGGGGTATCGGGCATCCGGAGTATGAGAGCATGGCAAAAAATTTAATACAAACGGTTAAACTAATGTCTGAGGTAAAGGTAGTGCGACGGTGGGCTGGTGGTGTTCACAGGAAGAAAGCCGTGACAAGAGGACCGGTTTCCGGAAAGATTACAGAAGAGGGGAGGCGCATTGTGGAAGAGGAGATTAGGCTTGTTGCTATGGGGGCATCTACGGGAGGCCCCCTTGTTCTTAAATCAATACTTTCCGGACTTCCAAAAGATTTTTCAATTCCTGTGGTAATTGTTCAGCATATGGCGGCGGGTTTTATTCAGGGGTTCGCAGACTGGCTGGGTCGGAAATCTGTTTTACCTGTCGGTATTGCAATAGACGGCAGTTATTTGTTGCCAGGGCGTATTTATATAGCACCGGACAGTTTTCAGATGAGGATAGAAAAAGACGGAAAGGTTGCGCTTACAAAGGATGCACCGGAAAACGGACTTCGCCCTTCCGTATCGTATCTTTTTCGTTCTGTTGCTGAGTCTTTCGGGAAACACGCTGTTGGCATACTGCTTACTGGTATGGGTAAAGACGGCGCCGAGGAATTGAAACTGATGAAAGAAAAAGGCGCAATTACTATTGCACAGGATAAGGAAAGTTCTGTGATCCACGGAATGCCGGGAGAAGCAATTAAGCTTAATGCAGCAACCTATGTTTCCACACCGGAAAAAATCATTGAAATACTTATCAATTTACTAAATGATTGGAGGGTACCATGA
- a CDS encoding response regulator, whose protein sequence is MSGHILIVEDSPNQALKTQFLLEEAGYLTETAENGRIGLEKMLADPPDLVVADILMPVMDGYEMTRHLRSDYRTANIPVIMLTSKDHPVDIIRGLEAGADHFIPKPPDGSFVHRVRSILSYLEGTEPGCLPGQQLQCFGGEIVITESREQILQLLLQSTSRIVNCQAMAILLYNANGGLTLFVLSFQSLNAVVTEQIGERMSGLLSLLRAESTSATEQKMCIVIEPKRPSSEAQSDLFNSFLEVPLIIGNQVVGLMGVCSVKKEAFDLRQVKFLFDMGQKAAAALSRIRMKEHRMEK, encoded by the coding sequence ATGAGCGGTCATATTTTGATTGTTGAAGATAGCCCGAACCAGGCCTTAAAAACTCAATTTTTACTTGAAGAGGCGGGATATCTTACAGAAACAGCTGAAAATGGTCGGATTGGACTCGAAAAGATGCTGGCAGACCCGCCTGATCTTGTTGTTGCAGACATCCTTATGCCGGTGATGGACGGTTATGAAATGACCCGTCATCTGAGATCCGATTACCGTACTGCAAATATCCCGGTAATTATGCTTACATCAAAGGATCATCCGGTAGATATTATTCGAGGTCTGGAAGCGGGTGCAGACCATTTTATTCCCAAACCTCCGGACGGTTCTTTTGTGCACCGTGTCAGGTCAATACTCAGTTATCTGGAAGGGACAGAACCAGGATGTTTACCAGGCCAGCAGCTACAATGCTTCGGTGGGGAAATAGTCATTACTGAAAGCAGGGAACAAATCCTTCAGTTATTGTTACAATCCACATCCCGTATTGTGAACTGCCAGGCTATGGCCATCCTCCTTTATAATGCTAATGGGGGGCTAACACTTTTTGTCCTTTCTTTTCAATCCCTGAATGCCGTTGTAACAGAACAGATAGGGGAGAGGATGTCCGGCCTTCTTTCCTTACTTCGTGCTGAATCAACCTCTGCAACGGAACAGAAAATGTGTATTGTAATTGAACCAAAGAGGCCTTCATCCGAAGCTCAGAGTGATTTGTTTAACTCCTTTCTTGAAGTACCTCTTATTATAGGCAATCAGGTAGTGGGTCTTATGGGAGTATGTAGCGTTAAAAAAGAGGCTTTTGATCTCAGACAGGTAAAGTTTTTATTTGATATGGGTCAAAAGGCGGCTGCAGCATTAAGCCGTATAAGAATGAAAGAACACCGCATGGAGAAATGA